The Daucus carota subsp. sativus chromosome 9, DH1 v3.0, whole genome shotgun sequence genome window below encodes:
- the LOC135149501 gene encoding agamous-like MADS-box protein AGL62 — translation MATKSKGRQKIVMAKMSKESNLKVTFSKRRSGLFKKASELSTLCGVEIAIIVFSPGKKVFSFGYPNVEQILEKFLNAQNPSPTNLTMLQLVQALSSARVRLLNTELSELLDYCEEQKKQGEELVKLSKQRQDMFWWETPVDDLRFEQLDLLKTGMEDLKRNIATQAQNLVMMEQALALDGCSTGTGLSMTPDGFNLRREPNYGCEA, via the coding sequence ATGGCAACAAAGAGCAAGGGTCGCCAAAAGATTGTTATGGCAAAAATGAGCAAGGAAAGTAATCTCAAGGTTACATTCTCCAAGAGGCGTTCTGGGTTATTCAAGAAAGCGAGTGAGCTTAGCACCCTCTGTGGTGTAGAGATTGCAATCATCGTCTTCTCACCTGGGAAAAAAGTGTTCTCATTTGGATATCCGAATGTTGAACAAATCCTTGAGAAGTTCCTCAATGCTCAAAATCCCAGTCCAACGAATTTGACCATGCTTCAACTCGTACAAGCTCTTAGCAGTGCTAGGGTTCGCCTACTGAACACGGAACTCTCTGAGTTGCTTGATTATTGTGAGGAGCAGAAAAAACAAGGGGAGGAGCTCGTAAAACTAAGCAAGCAACGACAAGACATGTTCTGGTGGGAGACTCCGGTTGATGATCTTCGATTTGAACAACTTGATCTTTTGAAAACAGGAATGGAGGACCTTAAGAGAAACATCGCCACACAGGCTCAGAATCTTGTGATGATGGAGCAAGCACTAGCACTGGATGGGTGTAGCACTGGCACTGGACTTTCTATGACACCAGATGGATTTAATCTCAGGAGAGAACCCAACTACGGGTGTGAGGCATGA